In Thermodesulfobacteriota bacterium, a single genomic region encodes these proteins:
- the msrA gene encoding peptide-methionine (S)-S-oxide reductase MsrA, with protein sequence MVGKNSQLIFLLPTLMVTPTDSSAPTKLDKATFAGGCFWCMEHPFKKLKGVKDVTSGYTGGFKDDPTYEEVCTGQTGHFEAVQVTFDPAEITYSELLEVFWKQIDPTDPDGQFIDKGTQYRSAIFYHNQQQKALAEKSKATLDQSARYKNPIVTHIVQASKFFKAEDYHQDYHKKNPGRYKQYRSSSGRDPYLIKIWGTDKKAKEPNNDSKR encoded by the coding sequence GTGGTTGGAAAAAACAGTCAATTAATATTTCTGTTACCTACCCTGATGGTCACCCCGACTGATTCATCTGCTCCAACCAAATTAGACAAAGCCACCTTTGCCGGAGGATGTTTTTGGTGTATGGAACACCCTTTTAAGAAACTGAAAGGGGTTAAAGATGTGACGTCAGGTTATACCGGAGGATTCAAAGACGATCCAACCTATGAGGAGGTTTGCACCGGACAGACCGGTCATTTTGAAGCCGTTCAAGTCACCTTTGATCCTGCTGAAATAACCTATTCGGAGCTCCTTGAAGTCTTTTGGAAACAAATTGACCCCACCGATCCGGACGGGCAATTTATCGATAAAGGCACGCAATACAGATCGGCTATTTTTTATCATAACCAGCAACAAAAAGCATTGGCAGAAAAATCCAAGGCAACACTGGATCAGTCGGCAAGATATAAAAATCCTATCGTTACCCATATCGTCCAAGCATCAAAATTTTTTAAAGCAGAAGACTATCATCAGGATTACCATAAGAAAAACCCGGGAAGATACAAGCAATACCGATCTAGTTCCGGCCGTGATCCATACTTAATAAAAATTTGGGGAACCGACAAAAAAGCCAAAGAACCCAACAATGATAGTAAAAGATAA